Proteins encoded together in one Verrucomicrobiia bacterium window:
- a CDS encoding DUF1080 domain-containing protein, with protein sequence MKMRVLLIGGWLMLGAGLWAAPEAVITVDAAARAHRISPYLTGACLEDVNHEVYGGLDSQMVFGESFAEPAPPLPVRGFTAYGGSWTVQEGVLHAPGGDGPKLLCDLAPALSEGEVSVEVFFPERAPGNAGLIVKVSEPGVGADRFTGYEIALETSGRLVLGRHRQNWEPIRTVPCEVAVGQWNKLAVRMEGTALEVRVNERLITRYEDTQHPLGAGLVGLRTWQREARFRNLVLTTGGAVRRVEFAQAEAELWGRGVSGMWRPLRRGSARGEFGLETRDAYSGPQSQRLTFSSGVGEIGIENQGLNRWGMYFQRGRVYEGLVVARAAEDTELWVALESRDGARVYAERRLPVAAGGWQKLNFKLTPGATDPAGRLALKLKQPGSVVVGYALLQPGAWGRFKGLPVRRDVAEALVAQGLTVMRYGGCMVNAPEYRWKKMIGPREQRPPYKGWWYPYASNGWGIFDFLNFCEAAGFLAIPAVNMGETPQDMADFIEYVNGPPETPWGRRRVADGHRAPYRLRHLQLGNEERVDEAYYAKFKALAEAIWARDPEIILVVGDFAYEEVITDPQAVRGAASRITHLNAQRQILELARQHGREVWFDVHVWTDGPRPTGSLEGALSFRDALEKLVPDARFRLAVFELNANNPAQRRALANALALQRFQRDGRVPVVCSANCLQPDGQNDNGWDQGLLFLNPAQVWLQPPGYVTRLFARHYQPWAVRAEVQGAGEALEVTATRSEDGRALVVQVVNLSDQPVPARLELAGFVPARAEAVVEELAGPLDARNTAAAPERVAPQSRRWRHGAAGGPPRWVFAPHSVTFLQFK encoded by the coding sequence ATGAAAATGAGGGTGTTGCTGATAGGTGGTTGGTTGATGCTCGGGGCCGGACTGTGGGCGGCGCCCGAGGCCGTGATTACGGTGGATGCCGCGGCGCGTGCCCACCGGATTTCCCCTTATCTGACGGGGGCGTGTTTGGAGGATGTGAATCATGAGGTGTATGGCGGGCTGGACAGCCAGATGGTGTTTGGCGAGAGCTTTGCCGAGCCGGCGCCGCCGCTGCCGGTGCGCGGTTTCACGGCTTACGGCGGGAGCTGGACGGTGCAGGAGGGGGTGCTGCACGCGCCGGGCGGGGACGGGCCGAAATTATTGTGCGATCTGGCGCCGGCGCTGAGCGAGGGCGAGGTGAGTGTGGAGGTGTTTTTCCCTGAGCGCGCCCCGGGCAATGCGGGACTCATTGTCAAGGTCAGCGAGCCGGGAGTGGGGGCGGATCGTTTCACGGGCTATGAGATCGCGCTGGAGACGTCCGGGCGGCTGGTGTTGGGGCGGCACCGGCAGAATTGGGAGCCGATTCGCACGGTGCCGTGCGAGGTGGCGGTGGGGCAATGGAACAAGCTGGCGGTGCGGATGGAGGGCACGGCGTTGGAGGTGCGGGTCAATGAGCGCCTGATCACCCGTTATGAGGATACGCAACATCCGCTGGGCGCGGGGCTGGTGGGGCTGCGCACGTGGCAGCGGGAGGCGCGTTTCCGCAACCTGGTCCTCACCACGGGCGGCGCGGTGCGGCGGGTGGAGTTTGCGCAGGCGGAGGCGGAGCTGTGGGGGCGGGGCGTGAGTGGCATGTGGCGGCCCCTGCGCCGCGGCAGTGCGCGGGGCGAGTTCGGGCTGGAAACCCGGGATGCGTATTCAGGGCCGCAAAGTCAGCGCCTCACCTTCAGCAGCGGCGTGGGGGAGATCGGGATCGAGAATCAGGGCTTGAACCGCTGGGGCATGTATTTCCAGCGCGGCAGGGTGTACGAGGGCCTGGTGGTGGCGCGCGCGGCGGAGGACACCGAATTATGGGTGGCGCTGGAGAGCCGCGACGGGGCGCGGGTGTATGCGGAGCGGCGGCTGCCGGTGGCGGCGGGAGGCTGGCAGAAGCTGAACTTCAAGCTGACGCCCGGCGCCACGGACCCGGCGGGGCGGTTGGCGCTCAAGCTCAAGCAGCCGGGCAGCGTGGTGGTGGGCTATGCCCTGCTGCAACCCGGCGCCTGGGGGCGGTTCAAGGGCCTGCCCGTACGGCGGGATGTGGCCGAGGCGCTGGTGGCCCAGGGGCTGACGGTGATGCGTTATGGCGGGTGCATGGTGAATGCGCCGGAGTATCGGTGGAAAAAAATGATTGGCCCGCGCGAGCAGCGTCCGCCCTACAAGGGATGGTGGTATCCCTATGCTTCCAACGGGTGGGGCATTTTTGATTTTCTCAATTTCTGCGAGGCGGCAGGTTTTTTGGCCATTCCGGCGGTGAACATGGGGGAAACGCCGCAGGACATGGCGGATTTCATTGAGTACGTCAACGGCCCGCCGGAGACGCCCTGGGGGCGGCGGCGGGTGGCCGACGGCCATCGGGCGCCATACCGGCTGCGGCATTTGCAACTGGGCAACGAGGAGCGCGTGGACGAGGCGTATTATGCGAAATTTAAGGCGCTGGCGGAGGCCATCTGGGCGCGTGATCCGGAGATCATTCTGGTGGTGGGAGACTTTGCCTATGAGGAGGTCATTACCGATCCCCAGGCCGTGCGGGGGGCGGCTTCGCGCATCACGCATCTGAACGCGCAGCGGCAGATTCTCGAGCTGGCCCGGCAGCACGGGCGCGAGGTGTGGTTCGATGTGCACGTGTGGACGGATGGGCCGCGCCCCACGGGCTCGCTGGAGGGCGCGCTGAGTTTCCGCGATGCGCTGGAGAAGCTGGTGCCGGACGCGCGGTTTCGGCTGGCGGTGTTTGAATTGAACGCCAACAACCCCGCGCAGCGCCGCGCCCTGGCCAACGCGCTGGCGCTGCAACGTTTTCAGCGCGACGGGCGCGTGCCGGTGGTCTGCTCCGCCAACTGCCTGCAGCCCGACGGGCAGAATGACAATGGATGGGATCAGGGGCTGCTTTTTTTGAATCCCGCGCAGGTGTGGTTGCAGCCGCCAGGGTATGTGACGCGGCTGTTTGCGCGCCATTATCAACCGTGGGCGGTGCGGGCGGAGGTGCAGGGCGCCGGCGAGGCCCTGGAGGTGACGGCCACGCGCAGTGAGGACGGCCGCGCGCTGGTGGTGCAGGTGGTCAATCTGAGCGATCAGCCCGTGCCGGCGCGGCTGGAGCTGGCCGGGTTTGTGCCCGCCCGGGCGGAGGCCGTGGTGGAAGAGCTGGCCGGGCCGCTGGATGCCCGCAACACCGCCGCCGCACCGGAGCGCGTGGCGCCGCAGAGCCGGCGGTGGCGGCACGGCGCCGCCGGCGGTCCGCCGCGGTGGGTTTTTGCGCCGCATTCCGTGACGTTCCTGCAGTTCAAGTAA